DNA sequence from the Cytophagia bacterium CHB2 genome:
CGTCGATCAAACCGACGATGTTCAAACCCCAATTCGAATGCGATTTCACCGTGCGGATGAAATCGCGCGCGCGTTTGCCGGTGCCGACGATCAGCAAGTTGATGTGATTATAGCCGCGTGAATGGATATAATCCAAAAAGAGATTGAGCAGGTAACGCCCGATCAGCAGGAGAATGACGGTGTTCGCCCAAAAGATGGCAATGAAAAGACGGCTGGTCAGGAATAATTTGAACGCAAAAATCGGCGTGCCCACCATCAATAAAGTCGCCACACCCGCTAGAAAAATTTGCCAGATGCTTTTGCCCAGCGTTTTGGTGCGGAAATCCTTGTAAGCGCCGATAAACGACAGCGTGGCGATCCAGATGAGCAAGCAGAAGCCCACCAGAACGCGGTTTTTCTGGGTGAAATAAAGCAAGCCTTCAACATCGGGCGAGACGGCGAATGCCATTTCACCCAGGTTGTACGCCTCACGCAAGTAGAAGCTGACGAAATACGACGCGATGAACGCGAGTGTGATCACCGCCGCGTCAAGCATTCTGACCAAATTGCTGAGAAACGCTTGTTTCTCTCGAACCATATCGTGACCTCACCTTCCTGGGCAATGCCAATCCCATCCGTGCTCAGGAAGCGACGGGATGATTTTCCTTATACCATTCCACAAAGCGCCGCACCCCCTCTTGAATATCCACGCGAGGGCTGTAACCGATTTCGCGCTGCGCTTTTGAGATGTCTGCAAATGTAATCGGAACATCGCCGGGTTGCGGCGGCAATTGCTCAATGACGGCTTTTTTGCCCAAGTATTCCTGAATCAAATTGATCAGCGACTTCAAATCAATGGTGCGGGACTCGCCCAGGTTGTAAATGTGATAAGAATTGCAATGCGCTATTGCGGCCTCGATGCCATCGATGATATCCGCGACAAAAGTATAATCACGCTTGCTCGAACCGTCGCCGTACATCGGCACTTTCTCGCCGTTGGCAATCATCCGTGTGAATTTGTGAATCGCCATATCCGGGCGTTGGCGCGGGCCATACACCGTGAAAAAACGCAAACAACTCACGCGCAGGCCATAAAGGTGATGATAGGTGTAACACATCTGCTCGCCCGCCTTTTTGGTGGCGGCGTAAGGGCTGATGGGATGATCGACCGGATCGCTTTCGGAAAACGGCACCTTGGGGTTTTCACCATAAACCGAAGAGGACGAACCGAAAATAAATTTAGACACGCCGGTTTGGCGCGCCAGCTCGAGCAAATTCAGCGTGCCTTCCATGTTGACTTTTTCATAGAGCAGCGGTTGCGCAATCGAGGGCCGCACGCCGGCGCGGGCCGCGAGGTGAATAACGGCTTCGAACTTGTAGTCGCGGAAGAGTTTTTTCAGGCTAGCGGTATCCAAAA
Encoded proteins:
- a CDS encoding NAD-dependent epimerase/dehydratase family protein, with the translated sequence MNCLLTGGAGFIGSHLSERLLAQGQTVVNVDNFNDYYDPEIKRRNVAPLLRQSNYTLFEGDILDTASLKKLFRDYKFEAVIHLAARAGVRPSIAQPLLYEKVNMEGTLNLLELARQTGVSKFIFGSSSSVYGENPKVPFSESDPVDHPISPYAATKKAGEQMCYTYHHLYGLRVSCLRFFTVYGPRQRPDMAIHKFTRMIANGEKVPMYGDGSSKRDYTFVADIIDGIEAAIAHCNSYHIYNLGESRTIDLKSLINLIQEYLGKKAVIEQLPPQPGDVPITFADISKAQREIGYSPRVDIQEGVRRFVEWYKENHPVAS